Below is a window of Neodiprion virginianus isolate iyNeoVirg1 chromosome 4, iyNeoVirg1.1, whole genome shotgun sequence DNA.
ttatttttggcgaaaatcttggcgattttggaaagtgctggaataaattctttctggcactattccgatgtaattttgccagaaaaatcgattgggcgcagtcccgatacgctgcgatcaacgcatcaaaagttacagccaaaaaacgagaaccagtcttttcgacatttttcagcaggtgctttttccttcgcaattactctcctgttgatcccacgctcttttcgctgcgttttccgagttcctgggggtccaattagtcaggaaagggtcatttaaatcgaatctgagactaaaaattttcggctccaaaaatgaaaaaaaaagtaaggctaaccccttttcatttttggcgactagctaaaacagcgtttcgattttAACAGGAAACTTAACTACAATATCGTATCAGTAATGTCGTATAACTAGTTCGAAAATGCCGTACTCTGTCGTATATAAGTCAAGGTTTATCTTGCTGAAATGACCGTCAAAAACTGTCTTTGACTTATACACGGGGTCGACTTATAGTCGGGAGTATTAGAAAATATACCGGACTGAAATTTCTTCTCATTAATAGTTCAATCATAAAACTAGACCAATGGAATTCAACCtgcgatattttcatttacccAAGTTTTTTTAGATAAAATGTactcaccaaaaaattttgcagtttataaatgaatatgtaaatatatttttctgatATCAATTTTGTCGTAGGAGTCGACTTATACTCAGTACCTAAAAACAGTCCCGAAATGCAGACTGAAAACAAGAGGTAGACTTGTATCCGGAGTCGACTACCATTCAGAACAATATGGTATATAATCACGGATACGGTAACACTTCTTTCTGGACTGAAGTATATAATACAGAAGTTTATTCATTTGCAAATCAGACGATATACTATACAATAATAGTTCAATTCTTATCTCAAAACATGTACAATTTTAAACAACTCGTTCAAGGTAAAAGGTCATCACAAGATGGCTGATGTTCAAGCCTATTGCCAGGCTTATAATATATGTCAAGACCATTACGGGTAGCGGAGCTAATATCAAGTGTGTTTTGTGAAGGATCTGTACACCTAAAAgaaatatcattatttttctttacttacaATCCATATAATTACATCTACAAATATATATGATGGATTCTATTTGCTGTAATACTGTCTCCTATtggaaaaatacgaaaaacaTGTAATATATACTTACTAGCGTATCCCAAGAATGTAATGTAAATATAGTAGCTAACAGCGATTAGCCAAAATGTATTTCCAATGAATCGAGAAAAGAATCCCTCGTGGCTTATCAGTCCTGTGAAAACGAATTATCATTAATTCATCTTCGGTGAATATTTAAATGGTGAATCATCGCTTGATATATGTATTCTGCAAGATTGGTCAAGTCCAATTTGGGAATTCTAATATTCATGAGTAGGTGTTACagtaaatttccaataaatGCATAGTTCTCACCATTATACAAAAATAGCTGTATAAAATGTAGAATCGTAAGAGGTGGAAAAAACGCGTTAAGGTGAATGTCAAATGCATATCCCCATTCGACATCCTGGACATTGTTAATTCTTAAGTAACGATTACTTACGAACCTAGAAATAAGtagaattaattaatcaactGTATCTTGAAGATAACTCATCAAAACTGAATACATTTTCTGTTTTGCTGCctgaataaaatgaacaagtaccaagtttttcaaatttgagtAAATCCTTACCAGAATAACGTGGCTACAATTATCCCTGCTCCAATACAGTCTACCAAAATGACGTAGAacaggaatttgaaaaattggaaaaatcctAGCCCTGATACAACTGCAAAGCCTATCGATGAGATGCACAACCAGCAACTCAGTAGAACCAAAAATGCAGGATCGTCCCTGGCGAACTGGGATTTTGTCTCTACACAATCAAAAATACAATATATCAGAACTATTTGtaatcaaaaatgaaaatagattaTGTACTTAGTTAGATTACTTCGAGATTATTTTCAGTTATCAATGAAGAAGTCACTAATTTTTATGGTTTCAGACTTGATCTCAAGTTTAAACTCACGCTTTCGGCTCTGAAAGTTTCTGTATACTTTTTGTGGATCTGTAAAAAGATACAACATTTGCCAAAGagcaaattcaaaatccaTCTGCTCAAACTTCAATAATTTCCTCAGATACTTATAGCATTTTGTTGCTGCTCCCATGCAGTCCTGTCTGTGGAATAATTATATGGTGAGTTGAGAGCTCCGGTTGATTCGTATGAGGTTCGACATACCTGTAAGTCACTGGCATTGGTAGCGGGGAC
It encodes the following:
- the LOC124302602 gene encoding protein unc-50 homolog, whose translation is MKYTTSPPISRSTSPLSFKSGSPLPMPVTYRQDCMGAATKCYKYLRKLLKFEQMDFEFALWQMLYLFTDPQKVYRNFQSRKQTKSQFARDDPAFLVLLSCWLCISSIGFAVVSGLGFFQFFKFLFYVILVDCIGAGIIVATLFWFVSNRYLRINNVQDVEWGYAFDIHLNAFFPPLTILHFIQLFLYNGLISHEGFFSRFIGNTFWLIAVSYYIYITFLGYASVQILHKTHLILAPLPVMVLTYIISLAIGLNISHLVMTFYLERVV